In Rhineura floridana isolate rRhiFlo1 chromosome 4, rRhiFlo1.hap2, whole genome shotgun sequence, the sequence ACAGCTATCTAATTTTTCCTACTGATGGGGACAAGAGTGACTTTAGAACGCAAGTACTAACAGCACTGTTTACATAAAATGGATATAGTTTGATGCCTTTCATTTTTATAAGCATTCCTGAATTAACTCAGGAACGGGAGGCATGATTCAGTCAGAGTTGAGCACTTTTAtattccactgatttcaaagggAGAGAAGGGTGTGCTTAACTTTTGGAATCCCACTGGAATCAGTGAGACTTGAGGACTATTTTAGCTGGATTATGCATCTTACCTTTAAATTACTGGACACAGGTGCTATGAAATAAATGTACATATGCTATCACATCAGATGCCTTTACAAAACATGTCCCTCATGTCAAGATGACAAGATTGTTACTGAAACCATCCTTGTATATTTGAGAATCAAAAGTAGCAGCATCTGTGCGGTTTTCACtttcatccctgctttaaagccaAGAAAGATCTAAAGGTAACCATTATTTACTACCAGGCAAGTCGCATACAAGTGACGTGATGGAAGAACATTTAACACAAAAAACATTTCTCCAACAGACACATTAGAACAACTGATAAATTTCCATCAAATCAGCAACCAGCAGAGGCCAAGTATATGCACTCATGTTTTCCCTTAACATCACAAGAGGGCACAAATAAAGTGTAAGACTGAGCTCAGATTCTTTTGTTACATCATTCAGTAGGAAAAGGCGCAGTATTCTTGTAAACCTGCACACATCCCTGACCAGATGAAGCAGCAGATAAGCTCCCATTGTGTGCTCttgcagtacttttttttttaatttgcccaAAGTCCCTTTCTACATTTATTTTTCACtaacactaacaaacatacagaaaCACAAGTAAAAAACGtctgcatgtatgtgtgtatagaTCTGGCAATGCTCTTTTGCCATTCATACACTAAGATAACATGGCTGCATTTTCAAAATGCAAAGGAAAAATTCAGGATAGATGACGATCTAGGAGTTTTGTAGCTAAGAAATCCAGAATGCCTTTATCTCCAAAAACTTAGAACATAAAATATTTCCAGAAAATATGAGATTCTGCAATTTCCTCATCTGTATTTAAGCACAAGAGTTTTCATGAACTATAATCCTTTCAAAGCCAATAGAAATGGCAAACAGAATCTACAGCATAACACATTCAAAATATGAATTAAGTATACTGTGTGTTGTGCTAGAGGAAGGAATGTCGTTTAAAATTTCCACAATATTTAcagtaaacaaatttaaaaacactcctTTATGCTAATCTGCTCAGTGTACACCTTCCATATAAAGGATGCATGGATTAATTTGATGTGCTAATTTTCATTAGAAATTATTAGTATCTGCCACAGCACTTCAGTTCCTTTACTGCAGGGATaagaagcctgtggccctccagatgatgctggtaTCCAaccccagtatggccaatggtcaggaactatggatgttgtagtccaacagcatctgggaggGTCACAGTCTCCCTATCCCTACTTTACAATGTAGTACTATGCTTACTTACTTGGAAACAAGTCTGACTGCATtcattcaatggtgcttactccacagtaagcatgtttaggattgcagcgtaACTATATTTTCTGAAAGTGCATAGTTTCCAGAAAGGAATGGCAGACTGCTGGAAATCTTAATCCATGCAACTGAAAAACTGCTTACGATTGCCACCCACTATAAATAACTCATAGGAAAATTAACACGTATCTTCAGCAGAGTGCATGTGTAACTTTAGTTCATATGTAAGCAATACTGCATGATTATCACTGGTAGCACATAACTATTACTTTCAGACAGTTCTTGTGTTTATCTGTCAAGTTGCTTCTGCTTGGTATAACTTGACAAttctctggcatttctctcttctgttttaaatttttaattcagACTGGCTTTTTGGTGCAGTTTTATTCAGTTCATCTTCTGTAGGACTGTCAACTGACATCTGTAAAATAAAATTTCTTGGCTGATTCAATCAATTCTTGATAGGGTTGCCTTGAATGCAATTCAGGACATTCCCATTGACTTCAAGTCAGGAGGCTACAATAATCATAATGTCAGAATGAGATAACACACACTAGCTAGGAGAGAAAATTAGCAGGGGGTGGGAAAGACAGGTTCCTCTACAACTTCCAGTTAGACATTCGAAAGAATGGAGATGcaagtaaaaacaaacaagtatCTTACTTGAGTTACTAATTATTCCAACTCCTCAAATCAGCATTGTTAACTGATGTTCCAGTTGGAGAATGGGCATCAAAGCAAGGCCATTAAGATGAAAGTGTCATATTTTGCAGCTTACTTGTTGAGCAAGTTTGGGAGTTCTCTAATTAAACAAGATGTGAACTCTTCTTCTGAAGAAATATTTAAAAGGCAAGTACATCTGCAAAGTTCCATTAAATAATGGCAAACTGAACTTGAAATCTGTTACTTGAAGCAATCAGAGATCCAATAACATTGTGCTCAACAGTCTTATGCCAAGTGCCAGGTATTAGTAGCCAATGATGCCagcaaattaaaagattaaaactaCTTACAGATTTAATGTCAATGCTTATCCCTGAATTCACACTGTGTCTCCGTAAATCTGACTTGATTAAagctacaaaaagaaagaaaaaaggtctATGAATACCAGCACATTCACTACAGTGCGTATTTCTGCAGGACAAGTtttgttggtctttaaggtgctacaaaagACTACTATTTTGGCAGCAACAGACTAACATCATGATCCCTCTCTGCAGACTATATGATATCTGCCTTATTGCTAGTTTCCTATCTACAACAATGATTTTCAGAGACGTTCGGGATTGAAACAAGTAGCTACATAGTCCTGGATACTAAAAGACATTTATCAGAAGTGTGACAAGTATAAAATTTGACAATGGCAAAGGattcagcattttaaaaacttcagcttcctttaaaaaaaaaaatcacgttTCTAGAAACTACTCTGCTGGGGACACCAAAAGGAGGAGCAACAAGAACATATTGTCTATATCCTTGATATTAAACACTAAGTTTGCATATTCAGTGTGATAATATgttgcatttttgttgcttttcctTATAAGCCACattgggtacagtagggccccactcatatggcaggttaggttccagacccctgccggaaagtgaaaactgccgagaagtggatcagctgtagcgtggtgGTCTGAAACTtaacccactgatcgcaccagaggaggagaagatcagatcttcccctccttgggcacGTTCACCTCGAGCGGGGGAGTCtaatcgcgccagaagaggagaagataggTTGGGAGGACTTTCCAGAGCAAATTTTGGGGtgctgcaggagggagggagagggtgaaGTCTGTTGGATTCTTCCCATAGCTAAAGTACCTAAGGTAATGTCTAGTCAGGACAGCAAACCACCTCTACAGCCATGACAGGGTACAGCCTGATTTGGATATGCAAATGAAACCAGGATTCAACATCAAGAAAGGGCTTATTGCACCCAGGTTCCAAGTCTGGGATCATACCTACTTTCATTTTAATCCAGACTGGCGATAGTCACAGACAACACTAAGAACAGGGTCAAGTAAACAGAGAAAATCCTTGGGAAAAGATAATGTGTAAACAGCCTACTCCATAAATCTTCGTGCCATAAATATCCAAAGTGGGCCTTATTCTAGCTCTTCAGAGGGCACTGTTTAATTTCTAGTTTCAAACTGATTTAATCAATCTACCAATTTACACACACCCAAGGAATTATAACTAACCTATAGAGGGCAGTTCATGAAAGTAGTAAAGATGGATTCAACTTACACAGCAATCCTAAACACCTCTATTTAAGCCTACTGCTTTCAATGACGGTTATTTCCAATTAATATTGGAACATGCTAGAAATGTTAACTCAGATACAAGTACCACGGAGGCCCAGGTGTTTTGGACCGCAACCTGTGATGCATCACAGCCCAACCTCCATGCTCTTCCAACAGTGCCTTGCTCCCACAACTATTTAATAACTTTGCTTGCATTTCATTTCTTAGTGTAGAGTTCTGCTGCCATCAAGAAACATTTAATTTTCCTTAGTGGCACATAATTTCAATAATAGCCTGCAATCTTGATGAGATTTTTGTATTAACATCCTCCTCTTCAATCTAACAGGATATTTAAAAAGAGCTACCTGCATGCTATTTCCTCCTCACCCACCCTTCTTCATCTTTTAAGGTAGACAATGCCAAACAACCTGctgttttattgctgcttttattgaaTTGCCCGcttgtaattatttttatttgtcttGCTTGGTTTTATGGAAGTTTTTATGATACACTATGAATGTTCTAATTTTAGTGAGCCACTATGAATGTATTTCATAGAAATATTTTatattaataaaaacagaaataaaacatgAAGGATTCAAACCTTTGGGAGGGACTACACGTTATTCCTGTAAGAACAAAATAGGCTTATACATTAATTTGAGGTAGAAAACCAACCGATTACCTGTTAAAATGATACCTATAAACATCCACACAAAGAGGAAAATGTTTCCTGCACGAGGATTGTAAACAGTTGTGAGTTTTCCTTGAATCAGTGTAAAGATAATCCCAAATATCTGTAAATTGATCATAAGAAGGAATTTCATATTATTTCTCATTAAAGCATACCTTCACTTTTCTGCAGTAAAGCTTATCACAGTTAAAACTTGCAAGGCGGTTCACAGTGCTTATGTTGCAGGAGAAGGAGAAATGGGAAACGGAGCCagtccatcagctctgctgagagaCTAACTCCATTTGGCTTCCTTCATTGCATTCAAGCTGTTCACTGTAAGAACTTCATACTCCTACAGACTGGTGCTTAAGTTTACTTGTTTTCCTCTTCACATATTTCCTgctgtgttgtgtcttttagattgtaaacctaaAGGCAGGCCTGCCTTGTCTGTTATTGATCTTATGTAGGATCCTTTTTGCCTAAAGAGCCTAGCAAAAACGATTTAAATTAAGTGTGTTATTTCTCCGTTCTGTATGTATACTATCTAGAAACACtgcagttccattatccaatatcaCATGAGCTATTCCCTGATCTTTGTCAATTGtgttttcttccatttttttattattattacatttatatcccacctttcctccaaggagctcaaggtgatgtccatggttctcctccctctcaattttatcctcacaacaaccctgtgaggtaggttaggctgagaggctaagagactgtgactAATCCAAGATCAGTCAGCAAGCTTCATTGCCGAGTGGGgttctgaaccctggtctcccaggtcctaatccagcattctaaccactacaccacactggctgtctatgcAACATTGGTTGGTTTTTACCCAACAGTCTCAGATTATTCTGTTTATCTCACTGTACAAAAGGGAGCACAGCTCTCCTCTTATCTCTTCTGCAGATATGTGCAATCACCTTGCAATACAAGTAGAAAGGGCAGAGACATTGCAACAGGGATGCTAAAACAGAATGGGggaagacaacactgagctggatggatcaatgataaggcctaaccagcttcctatgatcctgtTGAAATAAACTGGTAGGGTACTGAGCTGACTTCACCGCCTTCACACATTATCAGTTTGAAGTTTCAAACAATTTTGATGAGGTGCAAATATTCCATCAAATTGTGCTCAAACAACATGCATGGCTTCTGAGCATTTTCAGCAGCAATATAGTAGGCTGTGATACTGTTATTAGGAAAGATGCAGcagtttttgaaactttgaaaattagccagcttgctaatcagaatatcatgaagcacttggtcaaaagctttgctgaagtcaagatatattatgtccacagcataacctctctggtagactgtaggaacactgtggacataatatatttcaacttCATCAAGCCTTTGACAAAGCGCCCTGtgatattctgatcagcaagctagataaatgtgggctggatggaacaactatcaggtggatccacaactggctacagaatcgtgcttgtcaatggttccttttcaaactggggggaggtaacgagtggggtaccacagggctcttcaacatttttattaatgacttggatgaggaggtgcagggaacgcttatcaaatttgcagatgatacaaaattgggagaaatagctaatatcctggaggacagaaataaaatacaaagtggtcttgataggctgaagcattggcctgaaaacaacagaatgaaatttaacagggataagtgcaaagttctacacctaggaaaaagaaaccaaatgtgtagttataagatgaggaatacttggctcaacaatattacatgcaagaaggatcctggaattgctgttggtcacaagctgaatatgagccaaaagtgcaatgtggctgcaaaaaaggcaaatgctactttaggtggcattaacagaagtatggtttccaaactgcatgaagtacaagttcccctctatttggcactggttaggcatcttgaatactgagtccagttctgaacaccacaatttaagaaaaatgcagacaaactggaacaggttcagaggaggatgatcaggggactggaaacaaaggcctatgaagagagactgaaagaattgggcatgtttagccttgagaagaccaaGCAGAGATCTACTAGCACctcttgaagtacttgaaaggttgtcacacagaggagggctaggatcttctcaatcatcccagagtacaagaCACATAATAAtgaactcaagttacaggaagtcatatttcgaatgaacatcaggaaaaacatcctaactgttagagcggtagaAAAATGGAACCATTACCTAgggaacactggaggcattcaagaagcagctggacagtcatctgtcaggtatgctttacactggattcctgtattgagcattgggatggactcgatggccttacaggccccttccagctctactattctctTATTCTATTCTATGAAAGTAGTACTTTAAATACTAGCCATGAGAGTTTACATAAGTAGATGCATCCTGACCGATTTCAAACTGAGAGCTGCCAGTGCTCAAAATAAAACACTAATTATTTTAGCAAATTAGTTTTACAAAACGTCCTCTTGTTACCTGTGCTGAAGCATTCAGAAGCCCCGATGAGGTGCCTTCTGACTCTGGGTATGTAATTTCCACAGCAAATTCAAAACCAAGAGGGAGGTAACCAGTCATGAAGAAACTGTCATAAAAATCCATAGTTCAAATTAGCAACAGTTATAAAGACTGTTTATGAAAAGCAAGTATTTTTACCTAAAGTAAATGTATCTTCCACTGGAAAGCTCACAGCTCTTTTAAACAAAAGGCTATACACTAAGGGTAGATATCCAATGTCAGTCCTACTCaaattagacccactgaaatgaatagacttAAGTAACTTAAGTCCACTGGGTATCTTACATCAGTATCACCCTAAGAAATTAAATTTAATCTACACCATAATACATCAGTATATTTTAATAATAGACTCTGTGCATCCTTACCCAAGTACTCCACCAGTCAGAAATACAACGATGAGGTGCCTACAATCCAAGGTGAATGTGAATACAACCATTCCAACAAATGAGAGGATGTACACAACTAACGTGGTCTGCCTACAGAGTACAAGGTTAACATAAGAAATCAAAACTTTGTCAAATTCAGATCACATATTTTTGCTACAGTTTAAACTACTTTGCAGTTCAAACACAAGTGCATAGTACTACATCTCAGTGACAGCCAGGATCAATTGGCATAATCTGTTACctgattaaaatatttttaacatgcCTTGCCATCTCTCAGGATTCAGAAGGAACTTAACACTATAAACACACAATGAATGTCAACATCATAACATTAGCAGCAGCGCGGGAATGAAATACAATTAGACAGGGCATCAGAACAACTATCTATTGTTATAAATGCCCTCTCAAAACAGCCATCTTGACTTGTCATCTGAACGTTATTAATGAGAGAGCCTGGCAAGTCTCTTTTGGAAGAGAGCGGAATACTTTGGGttatcatcatttattattattaaatttattatgtaTTAACCGTGCAAAAATGAACtcaatataaaagaaaaagcatAAACTATATGTGTCGTACCAATTGACAAGCCCACATACAAAAATATCTTACTCTTACTACAACCTAGGTTGCTCCATTTGAATTTTAAGCACTTATTTGTATACAATTATTCAAAACTGAAAATTTTCCTATAATGTATAATCTGTAGAAATTTGAACTTGAAATATTTCATCTACTATTTTCTTTACCATTCTCTGGAATACTTGTGCTTAGCCACAATTCCATCATAGGCTCTCTTATGTAGCTGCCACCCATCACTGAGACAGCAGAGGGATACACAATAAGGAGAGCTCAATAAGGAGAGCTCAGAAGGTGATCCAACTGAGCCAGTAGTTCATTAACTCatttccctttcctaatgatgggAATTTCAAGGGGGCTTTTCTAGAGTctggttttttgttgttatttgccttcaagttgattacgacttatggcgaccctatgaatcagcgatctccaagagcatctctcgtgaaccgccctgttcagattttgtaacttcaggtctgtggcttccttgatggaatcaatccatctcttgtttggccttcctctttttctactcccttctgtttttcccagcattattgtcttttctagtgaatcatgtcttctcatgatgtatccaaagtaggataaccagtttcatcattttagcttctagtgacagttctggtttaacttgttgacacccaagtatttgtctttttcgcggtccatggtatgcacaaagatctcctccaacaccacatttcaaatgtgctgttttttctcttatcagcttttttcactgtccaactttcacatccatacatagagattgggaataccatggtctgaatgatcctgactttggtgttcagtgatacatctttgcatttgaggaccttttctagttctctcatagctgccctccccagtccaagccttcttctgatttcttgactgttaaaTCCATTTTGATTAAGGACTGTCCCGAGgtagtgataatccttgacaagttcaatgtcctcattgtcaactttaaacttacataaatcttctgttgtcattactttagtctttttgtcattcagctgtagtcctgcttttgtgctttcctctttaactttcatcagcattcgtttcaaatcattactggcttctgctaatagtatggtatcatctgcatatcttaaatttctccctccaattttcacatctccttcatcttggtccaatcccactttttgTATATGTTCTGTGTTTACTTTGGTGAAAAGAAGCACTAGAGATCTCTAGTATTTTTGTAATAACAAATCCAACAAAAACccatattcatttaaaatacattgagTTATGAAGGAATAATAGAATATAGCAGCCACCTGATGTAGCGCCAATTCTAAATCTGCATCAGCTCAAGCTCCAGAATTCAGGATGTTCCAAAGTAACTAAGCCCATATCACTTACCCCATAATTATGGCAAATAATACAACTAAGCTACAGTATATCATTTGCTTTTCCACTCACACACTTACTTGTAtgttttggtgtgatccagccaTAAGCCACAAATAACTGAGCCCACCATTCCAGCTACCACAAGAGTCAGGCCAATCCTTCCTGCATTCAGTTCTTCCCCCTTTGAATAATGTTGTCATGTAAGTAGCTACAAACAACACCCTCTTTACTACAGTGAATATGTGCACACAACAATACACACCCCTTAGGAAAGCCAAAATCTAAGTAAACATCAGTTCTGTACCTAAGTGTCAAAGACTAAATCTAAGCAGCCCATGCCGAAGTTAATACGTGTATGTTGGTATATATTTttatgtcttttggtctatgaccgtaataataaactgaactgaacgcTAAGTAGATGTTTTTGTAGATGGGTTAATCCACACTAGGAAGACATTTCAATTTACTTCACTCAATGAAATAAATGTTGCTGGCAAGACGCCATGGCTTTCATTCTGCAGTTTTAAAATTTTGACATGCTTTTCAGTTCCTACGAAACTCCAGGCAGCATTAAAATCAGGCTATTTGCTTATAAATActagttttatttattgttacttattatttatatcatttatataccatttaatagTCAGAATTTCTAaacacaaaatgttaaaaactacacaaagaacaattaaaattaacCATGAAGCAGAAAACTACCTTAAGATTCCTGCTGAAATAGGAAAGTTTAAATTACATACTGTCAAGAACACCTGGTCTgaaatggttctgaggcaaggaattgtaggggaaacatcttgcctgaaatggggcctctCAGACAACCATGAGTTTGCAGTTCTCACAACTGAAGACAGTTAATTAGGGTACAAACAAAAACACCTacttatcagtggagactggtacttcaaggccaataGGCCTGGAAAGGTTGGTGTGTGCGTGACCGTTGGGTGCGAAAGCTCCAGATGATTTTGTCATCAGAAAGCCCTCTGACTGGCTAAttgattcctggctgttgctgggcatttttcCATAAGAATTCAAGGATTCAGCCCTTAacctttgttccccaatgttctccTAAGGTAGCTGATGCTACCTAGGTAgggttccatctgctatccaggctatctggggagatgtggaaccatgaggtGGTTTGCTGTTTGCCTCTACtgtaagtatagattaggctagacagttttgttatttctgtctgtgactgtaactctctggATTTTAaagaactattttgctgctatacttgtgcacttatatttcatttaataaagctacttcttatttaccagtgtctgttcattgcaggggagatTTGGCTCTAAATACAACACCTTGGCCAGTTAGCCATGGACTGCTGTATATTTGGGTCTTTTTTGCCTAAAGCCTCTAGGAcagccaccaggtgttgttggaccacaactcccatcagcctcagccagcattgccaatggtcaggaaagatgggaattgtggtccaacaacatctggtagcccactagttgggaaaggctgctctaggacaaggagtgtacctttggctcttgtctttggaaaccttggcaggtctttttctggcactttgggtttccccttagcACAGAGTGGGTGACCATGATTAAGggatggtggcagtctacctaccttgcagggttgttgttggtttactcaaccctggtaagggaggcacaggtTGTGCCTTACCAGAATCaactgccctgggtttgggaattgggtcctgggactgaactggtgGCAGAGGTTCATGACACATACAAGACAAGTACAAGAACAAAAAGTAAAAAGCAGGTGCTACCCTGTAGCCTAAACTGCAGATGATGTTCTCAGAGACCAGAAGGTGGACTACTTGTTAACTCTTCAATGCTTTCTCAAGAGCCCCAATGCCCTCTTTCATGCCTACCAATATCAGCGAGCTTCAATCCTTCTCATGTTTGCTATTCCACTATCACTCCAGTTTGCAACCAGAACATTGCATCATGGCATGATGCACACATCTAATCACAGAACTCCTAGGTCAGATATGTCCTGGCCCTGAGCAAAATGACACCCCCAAGCCTAATTCAACAAGGATAAACAAAACAAGCATGACCTGAGATCCTTTAAAAGACACTGTACACCAACAGAAATTCTAGAGAGACTTACCTTATAATGAAATACTATCATTTGGTTTAGGAGAGTTGAGACTGAATAAAATGCCCCAGTCATAATTCCTACAATAAGAATGAAAACAAGCAAAACAGAttcaaaaaaagaacaaaacatctttcagcaGATTTAGTGACTTGAAAAAGATATGAAAATGCACTACCTCCAACATCCAAATTTTAATTCATCCTTCAGTCATGAGAAAAAGGTGTGGGAAATGTTAAGGTCACTGAAGAAAATTGGCCGCAAATGGGCCCCATGGTGTACTCAGTCAGACtcagcttgattttttttttaccaccatcactcaagccatctcccaaTTGGAGCTCCTCAGAAAATGAAAGAGTTGGGTTTCTAAGAAATGGGGAGTGGGAAAAGGGCACCAGGGAATTATCTTATCAATAGCCCTTGTCATCCTTCTTGTCCTGCCCGGACCAAGTGAAGTCAGACACAGATatggaggtgtgcttttctttagtagatttaatagaacgtttcagttcagagcacgtCATTAATCAGCTTACAGGCTACACAAGATTCAACATCATTACAAGGAATAACAAGGCATGTCTAACACTGCACTAAGATATTGTCACAGCAACAAGACATGCCTCCTTACCCACCTTAAGTAAGCCGGCACTCTTCTTGCGTGAACTAAGTGTCACTGTAGAGAGTGCACACGCAGACAAGCTCTCCTCCTCAGTGGGACAGTAGAAAGTCATTCAGCCTGCCTGTCAAGAACAGCTAAGGCTGGCCAAAGTAAAACAGCTTAGCCTGGAGAAATTGTGAGGAATATCTTGCATAGATTTCTGGGATGCTTTAAACTGGCAAAACATAGGGCGTCTCATACAGTCCAGCTGCAGCTTGTTAGTCTAAAGGAGAGGCAGCTGTATCTTATCGTACTGCCTGGTAGCAAGGTCAGGAGGCCTGAGTAAC encodes:
- the FLVCR1 gene encoding heme transporter FLVCR1 isoform X3, with product MALIWQRREGSEKVEGGEIVEEASMPPFHQNWCLPRSETERSRSSVPLVAESDVEIGRSVVSFLNPEEHPEAEAMLSPSASGVKLVPRLSKRRLVVLIIFSLYSLLGVAIGFLLPPVLVPNTADDLDLMGHNIRTMFYGTAAVSTLLFILTALVFKKKPKYPPSQSQAVLLDVSPEDYSYKQSIINLFRNVPFILLLISYGIMTGAFYSVSTLLNQMIVFHYKGEELNAGRIGLTLVVAGMVGSVICGLWLDHTKTYKQTTLVVYILSFVGMVVFTFTLDCRHLIVVFLTGGVLGFFMTGYLPLGFEFAVEITYPESEGTSSGLLNASAQIFGIIFTLIQGKLTTVYNPRAGNIFLFVWMFIGIILTALIKSDLRRHSVNSGISIDIKSMSVDSPTEDELNKTAPKSQSELKI